GTTCGAGAACCTGCTGAAAATCGCCGCGCGTCTGGCATCAAGGTCCCACCGATCTTCTACGACGACTGCTGGAACCCCACGACGCAATACGGCCCGCAGCCGGCGCCGGTTTGGGGCGTGCACAACAGCCAGTGGGTGCAGTCGCCCGGCACGCCGGTGGAACAGGCGTATTTCCAGCCGACGGCGGCCAATTCCGCTGTCACGTATAAGGCCAGTCTGGCGAGCTACATCACCGACTTCGTCGCGCCGCATCGCAACGACCCGCGCATCATCTTCTGGGAAACGATGAACGAACCCGGCTGCAGCGGCAATGGCGCATTGCAGGCCACGCGCGCGGTGCGGATGATCGACGCGCGCGTCGCCATCCTGAACGCGGGCGCCACGCAGCCCGTCAACGCGCCGCAAGTGCAGGAGGACGAAGGCACGTACTTCTCCGACTTCTACGCGTTCCATCCGTACGGCAACCCGTACACGGGTCCGGCGAACGGCGGCACTATCGGCGCGTTGAATTCGGAAACCCTGCAACGGGGCTTTCCGGGCACCACGGGTCAAACCATGGCGGGCATCGTCTCGAACTACGGCGGCAGCACGGGCTTTATCGTGTGGGAGCGGATGATCGGCCGCACCAATACCCGCTTCCACTGTGGCCAGGTGCCGGGCGCGCCGGCCACGGTCGAACCGGCGACGCCCTTCCAGGGGGACGATCTATCCGGACGGCCATCCGTGGCAGACCTCGGAGACTCAAGCGCTGACAGGTGGTTTCAACGCGAAGCTGCCGGTGCTGCAGGTCGGCTACTGCAATGATCCGAGCTTCGCGAGCGCCCCCGTCAAGACCTCGGTTACGCCGTTGATCGACTTCGATCTGAACACCGAGCGCGGCACCGACTCGCCTGACGCCTCCGCGGGCATCAATGCAACGAACTGCGGTGTGCGTTGGACCGGCGCAATCCAGGCGGCCCAGACCGGGCTCTACACGTTCTCGATCGACAGCGACACCGTGGCGCGCCTGTGGCTCAACGGCGTGAAGGTCATCGACGAGAAGACCGCGACGCAAGCGAGCGTGAGCGGCTAGACCTGGCTCGCCGCGAAGCAGCGCGCGTCGATCAAGGTCGAGTATGTGCACGGCACGGGGCCGGCCAGCATGCATCCGCTCTGGTCGAACCCGGCGGCGAACCACCCCGGCGCACTGTGGATCGTGCCGTCCGATTCGCTCGTGACGTCCAACTGAAAGACGTTTGACGGAGCCGGCCGTGGTCGCCCCACTGCCTGCCGGCTTGTGCAGCGCAGCTGCGTGCGCGCGCTGCGCATGCCGCTTGCATAGCCGTTTGAATCGCCCCGTAATGTGTGCGATGCTAGCCACGCCCCGGCCATCATGAGAAGAAAAAGGGGCGCGAGGCAGACCAATCCTGTTGTCCATTCCTCTGGAGGAGACATGATTGAGTCATCGCAATTGCGCGGCGCCGAACGCGCCGGCATCGCAGATCGCCGCTCGTTCCGCATCACTGAATCGGCACGGCTTCACCGCATAGCGGCCGCTTCAAGCTTCGTTTTCCTGATCAGTCTCGCCGGCGTCTGTCACGCCGACACTCAGGCGGGCGGCACGCTGCCGCCCGCGCCCGACAAACTCTACGGCGATCTCTTCGTGGCCGTGCAAACGGCACAGATCTATCCGGACCAAAAGACCTTCGTCGATGCGACGCCGAATGCCGATCCCGCCACGATCGTGCAACTGTACGCGCAGCAGAAAAACAACCCCGGTTTTTCGCTGGCGAACTTCATCAACCAGTACTTCACGCCGCCGGGCGAGCCGGTCATCACGCCGCCCGCGAACCAGACGCTGCGTGAACACATCAACTGGTTATGGCCGGCCCTGACCCGCACCACCACGAGCGCGCCGCCGAACAGCTCGCTCATTCCGTTGCCGAAACCGTATGTGGTGCCCGGCGGACGCTTCCGCGAAGGCTACTACTGGGACACCTATTTCACGATGCTGGGGCTGCAGGAATCGGGCAACGAAAATCTCGTCGACGACATGCTCGACAACTTCGCCTACGAGATCGATACCTTCGGGCATATTCCGAACGGCAATCGCACCTACTATCTCGACCGCTCGCAGCCGCCGTTTTTCTCGCACATGGTGGAGCTCGCGGCAAAGGTGGAAGGCCATGGCGTCTACCAGAAGTACTTGCCGGCGTTACGCAAGGAATACGCGTACTGGATGCAGGGAGAGAACACCACGCAACCCGGCTCGGCGACCCGCAATGTGGTCGTGATGCCGGATCGCACGGTGCTCAACCGCTACTGGGATGAACTCGACACGCCGCGCGACGAATCGTATCTGGAGGACATTCAGACCGCGCAGCAGGCCACTGGCCGCAATCCGAACGAGGTCTACCGCGAATTACGGGCCACCGCCGAGAGCGGCTGGGATTTCAGCTCGCGCTGGTTCGGCGACAACATGACGCTCGCGACGGTGCGCACCACGTCGATCATTCCGGTCGACCTGAACAGCCTGATGTTCCACCTCGAGATCACGATCGCGAAAGGTTGCGGCGAGACGCGCGATTTCCGCTGCGTCGGCGAATTCGCGCAACGCGCCGCGAAGCGTGCGCTCGGCATCAACCGCTATTTGTGGAACGCCAACGGCTACTACGGCGACTATGACTGGAAGCTCGCGAAAGCACGCGACAACAAGACCGCCGCGATGGTGTTTCCGCTGTTCGTGGGCGCGGCGTGGCCGGATCGCGCGCTGAAGACGGCGCAGCAGGTGCAGTCCACCTTGTTGCAACCGGGCGGTCTCGTCACCACGACTTACGACACGACGCAGCAATGGGACGCGCCGAACGGCTGGGCGCCGCTGCATTGGGTCGCCATCCAGGGTTTGAAGCGTTACGGGCAGGACGCGCTTGCAAAACAGATCGGCACGCGTTTTCTCACCGACGTCAAAGGCGTCTATGCGTCCGACCGGAAACTGGTCGAAAAATACGTGGTAGAAGGCGCGGGAACGGGCGGTGGCGGCGGTGGCGAGTATCCGCTGCAGGACGGTTTCGGCTGGACCAATGGCGTGACGCTCCAGCTGCTCGATCTATACAGCCCCGGCCAATAAGGCTGCGCGAAGGGCGGTCGCGGCAAACCAAAATACTGTATAAAAACACAGTATAATGATTTTACCCGCACCGCCCTTCGCTTCCTGATCGGGCGGCGGCTGCCAGCCAAAGTCCGCACATGGTGTTCCAGCAAGCCCTATTCGCGCCCGAGCCTGTCTCCGTTCTGCACGACGCGGAAGGCGGAATTCGCTATTTGCCCGAGTCGATCGCGGCTGGCACGGCGCAACAGTGGTTCGAGGCGTCGCTGCACAATATCGGCTGGCTCAGCCAGCAGCGCATGATGTACGACCGCGAGGTGGCCGTGCCGCGCCTTATCGCCACCTTCGCGCGCGAAGCCGGCAATCTCCCCGCGCCGTTGGGCGAAGCCTTCGAGGCCGTTCGCGCGCTCGTGGGCGCGCCGTTCAATCGCGTCGGCCTCAATCTCTATCGCGACGGCAGCGACAGCGTCGCGCCTCACAGCGACAAGACGGACAAGCTCCTGCCCGCTCAGCCCATTGCGATCGTCTCACTCGGCGCGAGCCGCCGCATGTCGATCCGGCCAAAGGCAGGCTCCGGCCGGACCGTGCATATCGAACTGGAGCCCGGCAGTTGCCTTGTCATGAGCTATGCGTCGCAATTCACTCATGAGCATAGCATTCCCAAACTGGCCGACATAACCGGCCCGCGCATCAGCCTCGCGTTTCGCTGCTACAGCGGCTGACTAGTCGGCCGACCACCCTAACGGGCCGAGCAACAGGCGCGGCCCTCAGCGTTGCGCCTCCTG
Above is a genomic segment from Paraburkholderia aromaticivorans containing:
- a CDS encoding PA14 domain-containing protein, translating into MLQVGYCNDPSFASAPVKTSVTPLIDFDLNTERGTDSPDASAGINATNCGVRWTGAIQAAQTGLYTFSIDSDTVARLWLNGVKVIDEKTATQASVSG
- the treA gene encoding alpha,alpha-trehalase TreA translates to MIESSQLRGAERAGIADRRSFRITESARLHRIAAASSFVFLISLAGVCHADTQAGGTLPPAPDKLYGDLFVAVQTAQIYPDQKTFVDATPNADPATIVQLYAQQKNNPGFSLANFINQYFTPPGEPVITPPANQTLREHINWLWPALTRTTTSAPPNSSLIPLPKPYVVPGGRFREGYYWDTYFTMLGLQESGNENLVDDMLDNFAYEIDTFGHIPNGNRTYYLDRSQPPFFSHMVELAAKVEGHGVYQKYLPALRKEYAYWMQGENTTQPGSATRNVVVMPDRTVLNRYWDELDTPRDESYLEDIQTAQQATGRNPNEVYRELRATAESGWDFSSRWFGDNMTLATVRTTSIIPVDLNSLMFHLEITIAKGCGETRDFRCVGEFAQRAAKRALGINRYLWNANGYYGDYDWKLAKARDNKTAAMVFPLFVGAAWPDRALKTAQQVQSTLLQPGGLVTTTYDTTQQWDAPNGWAPLHWVAIQGLKRYGQDALAKQIGTRFLTDVKGVYASDRKLVEKYVVEGAGTGGGGGGEYPLQDGFGWTNGVTLQLLDLYSPGQ
- a CDS encoding alpha-ketoglutarate-dependent dioxygenase AlkB family protein, which encodes MVFQQALFAPEPVSVLHDAEGGIRYLPESIAAGTAQQWFEASLHNIGWLSQQRMMYDREVAVPRLIATFAREAGNLPAPLGEAFEAVRALVGAPFNRVGLNLYRDGSDSVAPHSDKTDKLLPAQPIAIVSLGASRRMSIRPKAGSGRTVHIELEPGSCLVMSYASQFTHEHSIPKLADITGPRISLAFRCYSG